A stretch of Treponema vincentii F0403 DNA encodes these proteins:
- a CDS encoding type I restriction endonuclease subunit R, with product MGGYTETDYEHSLIELFTETLGYEHVYGPDIERDFHSPLYHTVLEDALYRLNAGLPREAIQEALSALQRFENAELLQKNELFMDYLQNGINVRYFDNGKQQSTIVYLADYKNPSLNSFIIANQWTYIENSTKRPDMLLFLNGLPVVLIELKSPSREETDASEAYRQIRNYMAEIPSLFIYNAICVMSDQFTSKAGTITSGEDRFMEWKTKDGSYENTQYAQFDTFFEGMFKKERLLDIIKNFICFSHEGLDVFKILAGYHQYFAVRKAIISTQKAVKTDGKAGVFWHTQGSGKSLSMVFYAHLLQQVLQSPTIVVITDRNDLDNQLYGQFAKCKAFLRQEPVQATSRQDLKRLLAGRQANGIFFTTMQKFEESAEPLSERRNIIVMADEAHRSQYGLSEKIKMTKNEAGEAIAKRVIGTARIIRNSLPNASYIGFTGTPISAADRSTREVFGDYIDIYDMTQAVEDGATRPVYYESRVIKLKLDQETLQLIDAEYDAAAQRTDEYVIEKSKHELARMEALLGSDEAIDSLVRDIIEHYEGNRACLLTGKAMVVAYSRSIAMKIYRKMLELRPIWTETVAVVMTSTNDDDESWRSIIGNKRRRDALATKFKDNTSPLKIAIVVDMWLTGFDIPSLATMYVYKPMAGHNLMQAIARVNRVFQDKEGGLVVDYIGIMRALKQAMNDYTNRDKKNYGDTDILSAARPTFLEKLSICRDLLHGYDYEKFKTGSDLERAKTISGAVNFLMARGKEKAKEAFMKESFLLRQALSLCSSTIAESLRFESAFFEAVRVFLVRLSYTGGGRRLSLPELNCRINELLTQSIKSSGVVNLFSDISQAFSLFSPGFLEDIANMKERNLAVELLKRLLAEQVAIYKGRNFVKSEKFSKMLQQTVNAYLNGMLTNEEVIAEMLKLARQITAAEQEGKQLGLNAEESAFYDALTKPGAIKDFYENDELIAITKELTEALRKNKNIDWQLRESARAHMRMLIKKLLKKHKYPPEGMEDAVQTVMTQCELWTDNLMMAEQPYTGESLAAEPSSSYMP from the coding sequence CGTATATCTTGCCGACTATAAAAATCCTTCTCTCAATTCTTTTATCATTGCCAATCAATGGACATATATCGAAAACAGCACCAAACGTCCGGATATGCTCCTTTTTTTGAACGGCTTACCCGTTGTACTGATAGAACTAAAGTCTCCATCCCGCGAAGAAACCGACGCTTCCGAAGCATACCGGCAAATCCGCAACTATATGGCGGAAATTCCTTCTTTGTTTATCTATAATGCGATCTGCGTAATGAGTGATCAATTCACCTCAAAAGCAGGCACGATAACATCAGGGGAAGACCGCTTTATGGAGTGGAAAACAAAGGACGGTAGCTACGAAAATACCCAATATGCGCAATTCGACACGTTTTTTGAAGGGATGTTTAAAAAAGAACGGCTTTTGGACATCATCAAAAATTTTATCTGCTTTTCTCATGAAGGATTGGATGTCTTTAAAATCCTTGCGGGCTACCATCAGTATTTTGCCGTGCGGAAAGCGATTATTTCGACGCAAAAGGCGGTCAAAACGGATGGGAAAGCCGGGGTGTTTTGGCATACGCAGGGCAGTGGAAAGTCCCTCTCGATGGTCTTTTATGCTCACTTGCTGCAGCAGGTATTGCAAAGCCCAACCATTGTAGTAATTACGGATCGGAACGATCTTGATAATCAGCTCTATGGTCAGTTTGCGAAATGTAAAGCTTTTTTGCGGCAGGAACCGGTACAGGCAACAAGCAGGCAGGACTTAAAACGGCTGCTTGCAGGGAGGCAGGCTAACGGCATCTTTTTTACCACGATGCAAAAGTTTGAAGAATCTGCCGAACCGCTCTCGGAACGCCGAAATATCATTGTAATGGCAGATGAAGCGCACCGCAGCCAATACGGTCTGAGCGAAAAGATCAAAATGACAAAAAACGAAGCAGGGGAAGCTATTGCTAAGCGGGTTATCGGCACGGCGCGTATCATCCGCAACAGTCTTCCCAATGCAAGCTACATCGGCTTTACCGGTACGCCGATCTCCGCTGCCGACCGCAGTACCCGCGAAGTATTCGGCGACTATATCGATATTTACGATATGACGCAGGCTGTTGAAGACGGTGCAACACGCCCGGTGTATTACGAAAGCCGAGTGATTAAGCTCAAGCTCGATCAAGAAACCTTACAGCTCATCGATGCGGAATATGATGCGGCTGCACAGCGGACTGATGAATATGTGATCGAAAAAAGCAAGCACGAACTTGCTAGGATGGAAGCATTGCTCGGAAGCGATGAGGCTATCGACTCGCTCGTGCGCGATATTATCGAACACTACGAAGGCAACCGAGCCTGTCTTCTTACCGGTAAAGCGATGGTCGTCGCGTACTCCCGTTCTATTGCGATGAAGATTTATCGTAAAATGCTGGAGCTGCGCCCGATATGGACTGAAACCGTGGCCGTTGTAATGACTTCTACTAATGACGACGATGAATCATGGCGGAGTATTATCGGAAATAAGCGCCGGCGCGATGCACTTGCAACAAAATTCAAGGATAATACAAGCCCGCTCAAGATTGCGATTGTCGTCGATATGTGGCTGACCGGTTTTGACATACCGTCCCTTGCAACCATGTATGTGTACAAGCCTATGGCAGGGCATAATCTGATGCAGGCAATTGCCCGTGTCAACCGTGTGTTTCAGGACAAAGAAGGAGGACTGGTAGTCGATTACATCGGGATTATGCGAGCACTCAAGCAGGCAATGAACGACTATACGAACCGCGACAAAAAGAATTACGGCGACACCGATATTCTCTCTGCTGCCCGGCCGACCTTCCTTGAAAAACTTTCTATTTGCCGTGATCTCTTACACGGGTATGACTATGAAAAATTTAAGACGGGCAGCGATCTTGAACGGGCAAAGACAATAAGCGGTGCAGTGAACTTTCTTATGGCACGCGGAAAAGAAAAGGCAAAAGAAGCTTTTATGAAAGAATCATTTTTGCTCCGTCAAGCGCTTTCTCTCTGCTCTTCTACTATTGCCGAATCATTACGCTTTGAATCAGCCTTTTTTGAAGCGGTGCGTGTCTTTTTAGTAAGATTAAGCTATACCGGAGGTGGCCGCCGTCTTTCGCTGCCCGAACTAAACTGCCGCATCAACGAGCTTTTAACGCAGAGCATTAAAAGCAGCGGTGTGGTTAACCTTTTTTCGGACATCTCACAGGCATTTTCCCTCTTTTCTCCGGGCTTTTTGGAAGATATTGCGAATATGAAGGAGCGTAACCTTGCCGTAGAGTTGCTAAAACGGCTGCTTGCCGAACAGGTTGCTATCTATAAGGGACGCAATTTTGTAAAATCCGAAAAATTCAGTAAGATGCTGCAGCAAACCGTGAATGCATACTTGAACGGAATGCTGACCAATGAAGAAGTTATTGCCGAAATGCTCAAACTTGCCCGTCAGATTACCGCTGCCGAACAGGAAGGCAAGCAGCTGGGCTTGAACGCCGAAGAATCCGCTTTTTATGATGCGCTTACCAAGCCGGGAGCAATTAAAGACTTTTACGAAAACGACGAACTGATCGCCATTACCAAAGAACTGACCGAAGCGCTGCGGAAGAATAAAAACATCGATTGGCAGCTGCGGGAAAGTGCACGGGCGCACATGCGGATGCTTATCAAAAAACTCTTAAAAAAACATAAGTACCCGCCGGAAGGCATGGAAGATGCCGTACAAACCGTTATGACCCAATGCGAACTATGGACTGATAACCTGATGATGGCGGAACAACCGTATACCGGCGAATCTCTTGCCGCGGAGCCGAGTTCTTCATATATGCCGTAA